In the genome of Ignavibacteriales bacterium, one region contains:
- a CDS encoding transferase, protein MQICLFEDKLTDNFYPLALSRPVYDLVCGTKTIREKIFSIFSGHKLLLHCREYLKPLVSTQNSSVPVNQIVDDECLFINGRLINAKGFFDSEVLKQKEDIIFTSKGNIAGAKLSGKNLESIKSQFNDVLNFDLLNNIKTIEVDVLLAQYLWDLIRFNKDEIENDFAVLYDEKKKSGEEKIKGKVYNGVHLLSPDNIIIEEGAIIKPGCVIDASIGPVIIDKNAYLYPNVVIEGPVYIGENSKIKAGAFIYDGVSICSVCKVGGEVEASIIMSFSNKQHAGFLGHAFIGSWCNLGADTNNSDLKNNYSNVKVNLNGKEIDSGMQFLGLIMGDHSKTAINTMFNTGTVTGFSCNIFDSGFPPKLIPSFMWGGSQSLSTYDLNKSIEVAKKVFARRTKEFSIEDEKLFRIIFDKTAELRNRLKK, encoded by the coding sequence TTGCAGATTTGTTTATTTGAGGACAAACTCACCGATAATTTTTATCCGCTAGCTTTATCAAGACCGGTTTATGATTTAGTCTGCGGTACAAAAACTATTCGTGAAAAAATCTTTTCAATATTTTCGGGACACAAACTTTTGCTTCATTGCAGGGAGTATCTGAAGCCTTTAGTGTCGACGCAAAATTCCTCTGTCCCTGTTAATCAAATAGTTGATGATGAATGCCTTTTCATAAATGGTCGATTGATAAATGCCAAAGGGTTTTTTGATAGTGAAGTATTGAAACAGAAAGAAGATATAATCTTCACGTCAAAAGGGAATATAGCCGGGGCAAAACTTTCAGGTAAAAATCTTGAATCAATAAAATCTCAGTTTAATGATGTGCTTAACTTTGATTTGTTGAACAACATAAAAACTATCGAAGTTGATGTTCTTCTCGCACAGTATCTCTGGGATTTGATCCGTTTCAACAAAGATGAAATCGAAAATGACTTTGCAGTTCTTTATGATGAAAAGAAAAAATCCGGGGAAGAAAAAATAAAAGGAAAAGTTTATAACGGAGTTCATCTTCTTTCCCCCGATAATATAATCATAGAAGAAGGCGCAATAATAAAACCGGGATGCGTGATTGATGCTTCAATTGGTCCGGTTATAATTGATAAAAATGCTTATCTGTATCCTAATGTTGTCATCGAGGGTCCCGTTTACATCGGTGAGAATTCAAAAATTAAAGCCGGCGCATTTATTTACGATGGTGTAAGCATCTGCAGTGTATGCAAAGTCGGCGGCGAAGTAGAGGCATCCATCATTATGTCATTCTCAAACAAACAGCACGCTGGATTTTTAGGACACGCATTCATCGGCAGTTGGTGTAATCTCGGCGCTGATACAAATAACAGTGATTTGAAAAACAATTACAGCAACGTAAAAGTAAATCTTAACGGAAAAGAAATTGACAGCGGAATGCAGTTCCTCGGTTTGATAATGGGTGATCACTCAAAAACAGCTATCAATACAATGTTCAACACGGGAACAGTTACCGGATTTTCGTGTAATATTTTTGATTCGGGATTTCCTCCGAAATTAATTCCATCGTTTATGTGGGGCGGTTCACAATCACTATCAACTTACGATCTTAATAAAAGTATTGAAGTCGCGAAAAAAGTTTTCGCAAGAAGGACAAAAGAATTTTCAATTGAAGATGAAAAACTATTCAGAATAATTTTTGATAAAACAGCAGAGTTAAGGAACAGGTTAAAAAAATAA
- a CDS encoding DUF4115 domain-containing protein: MLDKFAEELRNSRQSADISLQQMAAKTRIDIKFLEALDAGDFSFLPELYVKAFLKEYAAVVGLDAGETIRKYELAKQGIDFDAAVQPVKEEQQAVKNTITLEQPKPKPVQSFDGVQKPESPADKEKQARQKNIILLSVVGGAVVILILLFLFVFRSSDEIIVPEKPFEEVIDSGTSRYEEVPTGTVLDSAGNLITAQDSLSLQILTTDTSWVKIIYDDKRAEDFILFPNSQKNLVTGNNFKITLGNAGGIQFKLNNELLNFSGKAKTVAHVMIDSEGLKTLSSPPELD; the protein is encoded by the coding sequence ATGCTTGATAAATTTGCTGAAGAGCTGAGAAACTCCAGACAATCAGCCGATATTTCACTGCAGCAAATGGCTGCAAAAACACGTATCGATATAAAATTCCTTGAAGCACTTGATGCGGGAGATTTTTCATTCCTTCCTGAACTTTATGTAAAAGCTTTTTTAAAAGAGTACGCCGCTGTTGTCGGACTCGATGCGGGTGAAACTATCAGGAAATATGAGCTGGCAAAACAGGGAATCGATTTTGATGCCGCCGTACAACCCGTAAAAGAAGAACAGCAGGCTGTCAAAAACACTATTACGTTAGAGCAGCCGAAACCAAAACCCGTACAATCATTTGATGGTGTTCAAAAGCCAGAATCACCAGCCGATAAAGAAAAACAAGCGAGACAAAAAAATATTATTCTTCTTTCAGTGGTAGGCGGAGCTGTAGTAATTCTTATTTTACTTTTCCTTTTTGTTTTCAGATCTTCTGATGAAATAATTGTCCCTGAAAAACCTTTTGAAGAAGTGATTGATTCAGGAACTTCACGTTACGAAGAAGTGCCGACTGGAACCGTACTTGACAGCGCTGGTAATCTGATCACCGCGCAAGACAGTTTATCATTGCAGATATTGACGACAGATACTTCCTGGGTTAAAATTATTTATGATGATAAACGAGCGGAAGATTTTATTCTATTCCCCAACTCTCAAAAGAACCTGGTTACCGGAAATAATTTTAAAATCACTTTAGGTAATGCAGGCGGGATACAATTCAAACTTAATAATGAACTATTAAACTTTTCCGGAAAAGCAAAAACCGTTGCACATGTTATGATCGATTCTGAAGGATTAAAAACTTTATCTTCACCTCCTGAGCTGGATTAA
- the rsmB gene encoding 16S rRNA (cytosine(967)-C(5))-methyltransferase RsmB, translated as MSQFEEHTVKDLYEGVRGLAVKILNRVERTDAYLEKLLDNELRNSELNGQDKALLYEIVHGVVRWMGRLDWILNGFYKGQFSKAIPNLKNGLRVALYQILFLDKIPDHAAVNEAVEFVKKLQGQKPADLTNAILRNIIRSKNGIRYPDPQEDLPGYICAFYSHPSWMVKRYIERFGRENTEKLLAANNEKPYLTLRVNQLKVRPEEFGALLNSVNLKYHQGKYLPEFFKLQNLTNITAWDVFTKGYFNIQDESAGLACRLLDVQPGMRVLDMCTAPGGKVAYLANLMQDKGEIVAIDRYQSRMDLVQKNLDRLEVRCVSALEMNALDYEGELFDRILADVPCSGTGTLSKKPDIKWKKDLLDLRKMKELQMQLLEKAASLVKTGGCVVYSTCSIEPEENFEIVKEFLSKHPEFKFESAAGKFAPELIDDNGCIQTLPHLHQMDGAFAAKLIRVE; from the coding sequence ATGTCGCAGTTTGAAGAACACACAGTTAAAGATTTATACGAAGGCGTCAGAGGTCTTGCAGTAAAAATATTAAACCGGGTTGAACGTACAGACGCTTACCTTGAAAAATTATTGGACAATGAATTAAGAAATTCCGAACTGAACGGTCAGGATAAAGCATTACTTTATGAAATAGTTCACGGTGTCGTAAGATGGATGGGACGGCTTGACTGGATACTCAACGGTTTTTATAAGGGACAATTTTCAAAAGCAATCCCTAATCTTAAAAACGGGTTGCGCGTTGCTTTGTACCAGATATTGTTCCTTGATAAAATCCCCGATCACGCAGCCGTTAATGAAGCAGTTGAGTTTGTAAAAAAACTCCAGGGACAAAAACCCGCTGATCTTACTAACGCAATTTTACGCAACATAATACGCAGTAAAAACGGGATACGTTATCCTGATCCGCAGGAAGATCTGCCCGGTTATATATGTGCATTTTACTCTCATCCTTCGTGGATGGTTAAAAGATACATTGAAAGATTCGGAAGGGAGAATACTGAAAAACTCCTCGCGGCTAATAATGAAAAACCATATCTGACGCTTAGAGTGAACCAACTTAAAGTCAGACCGGAAGAGTTCGGTGCATTATTAAATTCTGTTAATTTAAAATATCACCAGGGAAAATATCTCCCTGAATTTTTTAAACTCCAGAATCTTACCAACATAACCGCGTGGGATGTTTTCACAAAAGGTTACTTTAATATTCAGGATGAAAGTGCTGGTTTAGCCTGCAGACTTCTCGACGTACAACCAGGCATGCGTGTACTGGATATGTGCACAGCCCCTGGCGGAAAGGTTGCATACCTTGCAAACCTTATGCAGGATAAAGGCGAGATAGTCGCTATAGACCGTTATCAGAGCAGGATGGATCTTGTTCAAAAAAATCTTGACAGGCTGGAAGTAAGATGCGTCAGCGCTTTAGAAATGAATGCACTTGATTACGAAGGCGAATTATTTGACCGCATACTTGCAGATGTGCCCTGCTCAGGAACCGGAACACTTTCCAAAAAACCAGATATCAAATGGAAAAAAGATCTGCTTGATCTTCGGAAGATGAAAGAACTGCAGATGCAACTGCTTGAGAAAGCTGCCTCGTTAGTTAAAACAGGAGGTTGTGTTGTTTACAGTACCTGCTCTATCGAGCCGGAAGAAAATTTTGAAATCGTAAAAGAATTTCTTTCGAAACATCCTGAGTTTAAATTTGAATCTGCTGCCGGTAAATTTGCGCCCGAATTAATTGATGACAATGGATGTATTCAAACTCTTCCGCATTTGCATCAGATGGACGGAGCCTTTGCAGCAAAGCTTATACGCGTTGAATAA
- the ligA gene encoding NAD-dependent DNA ligase LigA, which produces MQKKAEQRIKELRDQISAHDYKYYILAEPVISDQEYDFLYKELEKLESENPQYVTADSPTQRVGKDLTKEFKPVTHKVPMLSLANTYSEEELFDFDRRVKEGLPASEKVEYVVELKIDGASVSINYKDGMLNTAATRGDGTVGEEITVNAKTIRSIPIRLNKPSSIKYRLNDFEVRGEIFMRLSDFQKLNERQQEKGEKLFANPRNSTAGSLKLQDPRIVAQRKLNIFCYSMISIEEEFKSQSENLEILKQLGFNVNPEFKVCKSMNEVLEVCKAFEEKRESLRYEIDGAVIKVNSVKQQKVLGSIAKSPRWAVAFKFKARQAFTTINKITWQVGRTGAVTPVAELEPVFLSGSTISRATLHNFDEITRKDIREGDTVVIEKGGDVIPKVVSVVLEKRKKNSKPTQPPQKCPVCSSALFKPENEVAYYCDNSGCSAQVKGKIAHFAARGAMDIEGLGEALINLFVDMGILSTYADIYDLKKKRNELINIERLGEKSVDNLLEAIEESKKQPYSKTLFALGIRYVGSGAAKKLTDHFLSIHELMNATEEEVSSVHEIGPSISSSIKDFFSNKKNAELVKRLSEHGLIFKSEKKKIEDNFFKGKSFVLTGTLEKFSREEAGDKILLLGGKTSSGVSKKTDYLIAGESAGSKLTKANELGVKILNEKEFLKLLEEAGG; this is translated from the coding sequence ATGCAGAAAAAAGCTGAACAGAGGATAAAAGAACTTCGTGACCAGATTTCGGCACACGACTACAAATACTATATCTTAGCCGAACCGGTTATCAGCGATCAGGAGTACGATTTTCTTTATAAAGAGCTTGAAAAACTTGAATCGGAAAATCCGCAGTATGTTACTGCGGATTCTCCCACGCAGAGAGTAGGAAAAGATCTTACAAAAGAATTTAAACCGGTTACACATAAAGTTCCGATGTTAAGTCTGGCGAATACTTACAGTGAAGAGGAACTTTTTGATTTTGACAGAAGGGTAAAAGAAGGTCTGCCCGCTTCAGAAAAAGTTGAGTATGTAGTTGAATTAAAAATAGACGGCGCCTCAGTCAGTATTAATTATAAGGACGGTATGCTGAACACCGCTGCGACACGTGGTGATGGAACTGTTGGTGAAGAAATTACGGTTAACGCTAAAACAATACGTTCCATTCCAATCAGGCTAAATAAACCTTCATCAATAAAGTACAGACTGAATGATTTTGAAGTACGCGGCGAAATATTTATGAGGCTTTCTGACTTTCAGAAGCTGAACGAACGACAGCAGGAAAAAGGCGAAAAGTTATTTGCCAATCCGCGTAACTCAACCGCCGGTTCTCTTAAATTACAGGACCCCAGAATTGTTGCTCAAAGAAAGCTGAACATATTTTGTTATTCAATGATAAGTATTGAAGAAGAATTTAAATCACAATCTGAAAATCTTGAAATACTGAAGCAGCTTGGTTTTAATGTCAACCCTGAATTCAAAGTTTGCAAATCGATGAATGAAGTGCTCGAAGTTTGTAAAGCGTTTGAAGAAAAACGTGAATCACTTCGGTATGAAATTGATGGTGCGGTTATAAAAGTAAATTCTGTAAAGCAGCAGAAGGTGCTTGGCAGTATTGCCAAATCACCGCGCTGGGCAGTTGCGTTCAAGTTTAAAGCACGCCAGGCATTTACTACAATCAATAAAATTACATGGCAGGTTGGCAGGACAGGAGCCGTTACTCCTGTTGCGGAACTTGAACCGGTATTTTTATCAGGCTCAACAATAAGCAGGGCAACACTTCATAACTTTGATGAGATTACCAGAAAAGATATTCGTGAAGGAGATACGGTTGTAATTGAAAAAGGCGGCGATGTAATTCCAAAAGTTGTTTCAGTTGTTTTGGAGAAAAGGAAAAAGAACAGTAAGCCAACACAGCCTCCTCAAAAATGTCCGGTGTGCAGTTCAGCATTATTCAAACCCGAAAATGAAGTTGCTTACTACTGTGATAATTCAGGCTGTTCAGCACAGGTTAAAGGAAAGATCGCACATTTTGCTGCACGCGGGGCAATGGATATCGAAGGACTTGGTGAAGCACTGATAAATCTTTTTGTTGATATGGGAATTCTTTCTACTTATGCGGATATATATGACTTAAAAAAGAAACGAAATGAATTAATCAACATTGAACGGCTTGGTGAAAAAAGTGTGGATAATCTTTTAGAAGCAATTGAAGAAAGTAAGAAACAGCCATACTCCAAAACTCTTTTTGCTCTCGGCATAAGGTATGTCGGCTCAGGTGCTGCAAAAAAACTTACAGATCATTTTCTATCGATACATGAACTAATGAATGCAACGGAAGAAGAGGTATCATCCGTTCACGAGATAGGACCAAGCATAAGCAGCAGCATTAAAGATTTTTTCTCAAACAAAAAAAATGCTGAACTGGTTAAACGATTGAGTGAACATGGACTTATATTTAAGTCGGAAAAGAAAAAAATTGAGGATAATTTCTTTAAAGGGAAATCATTTGTGCTTACAGGAACACTGGAAAAATTTTCACGTGAAGAAGCGGGAGATAAGATTCTTCTTTTAGGAGGGAAAACATCATCCGGTGTAAGTAAAAAAACAGACTACCTGATTGCCGGCGAGAGCGCGGGCTCAAAACTGACTAAAGCAAATGAACTTGGTGTAAAAATTCTCAATGAAAAAGAATTCCTTAAATTGCTTGAGGAAGCAGGCGGATAA
- a CDS encoding STAS domain-containing protein produces the protein MNFEIKRIDDITIFKLNEKRLDTNISGLVKGEFTLLLKVEGINKLVLDLSEVETCDSSGLSAILVANRIINTTGGSMRIASPSEKVYSLIKITQLDRVLPVCETVEEAFQELNKE, from the coding sequence ATGAATTTTGAAATAAAACGGATAGACGACATAACAATATTCAAGCTGAACGAAAAACGTTTGGATACAAATATCTCGGGGCTTGTTAAAGGAGAATTCACACTGCTTTTAAAAGTTGAAGGGATCAATAAATTAGTACTTGATCTGAGTGAAGTGGAAACCTGCGACAGTTCCGGGTTAAGCGCTATACTTGTTGCCAACAGAATAATCAACACCACCGGCGGAAGTATGCGAATAGCTTCACCATCCGAAAAAGTTTATTCACTTATTAAGATAACACAGCTTGATAGGGTACTTCCGGTTTGTGAAACTGTTGAAGAAGCGTTCCAGGAATTAAATAAAGAATAA
- a CDS encoding sodium:solute symporter translates to MEDRTVDYIIIIAYLTGIAFYGIKSGGRQKSVKEYFLGAEKIPWWVICFSIVAAETSTLTFISIPGLAYLTNLNFLQLTFGYLLGRIIISIFFLPAFYKGELKTAYTFLETRFGSKARSTASITFMFTRIAADGVRLFATAIPLKLMLDISYPVAIVIIAIVALIYTYTGGIRSIIWVDAVQMLIYLGGAITACIYLVNLIPGNISEIIVRNDVASKLNFIEWGFGDSIASFFSKPYTFIGGIIGGAFLSMASHGTDQLIVQRVLAANKLSSSRKALVGSGVIVIIQFFIFLVTGVLLYALFGVTSMKSDEVFPHFILTSLPSGISGIIIAGLFAAAMSTLAGSMSSLSSSFMMDIFLPLKKSLIDEDKKLSLSRVATILFGCLLILSALIFMGSSKAVVEIALSIASFTYGGLLGLFLLGLFNKKINQDAALVAFFTALGVMIFIITGKYVAWTWFTFIGVVITLSVGYVLSLFQSTQNQTNK, encoded by the coding sequence TTGGAAGACCGCACCGTTGACTATATTATCATTATAGCCTACTTAACGGGCATTGCTTTCTACGGAATCAAATCAGGCGGCAGACAAAAATCAGTAAAAGAATATTTCCTTGGTGCTGAAAAAATTCCCTGGTGGGTAATTTGTTTTTCAATTGTCGCCGCTGAAACAAGTACCTTGACGTTCATTTCAATTCCCGGTCTTGCATATCTGACAAACCTTAATTTCCTACAGCTTACTTTCGGATATTTATTGGGACGAATAATCATCTCGATATTTTTTCTTCCTGCATTTTATAAAGGCGAGCTTAAAACAGCTTATACATTTCTTGAAACCAGGTTCGGGAGTAAAGCAAGATCTACTGCCTCCATCACTTTTATGTTCACCCGAATTGCTGCTGACGGTGTGAGACTTTTTGCCACAGCAATTCCTTTAAAACTTATGCTTGATATAAGTTATCCGGTTGCGATTGTTATCATTGCCATAGTCGCATTGATATACACTTACACCGGCGGGATAAGAAGTATTATCTGGGTCGATGCGGTTCAAATGCTGATCTATCTGGGCGGTGCTATAACAGCATGCATTTATCTGGTAAATCTTATTCCGGGAAACATTTCAGAAATTATTGTTAGAAATGATGTCGCATCAAAGCTGAACTTTATCGAATGGGGTTTTGGGGATTCTATTGCTTCCTTCTTTTCAAAACCTTATACATTTATCGGAGGTATTATTGGCGGGGCTTTTTTATCTATGGCTTCACACGGAACAGATCAATTAATAGTTCAAAGAGTTTTAGCTGCAAATAAATTATCCAGCAGCCGGAAAGCTTTGGTTGGCAGCGGTGTAATTGTCATCATACAGTTTTTTATTTTTCTTGTCACGGGAGTTTTGTTGTACGCGTTATTCGGTGTGACGTCAATGAAGTCAGATGAAGTGTTCCCTCATTTCATTTTGACAAGTCTTCCATCCGGGATAAGCGGGATCATAATCGCCGGATTATTTGCAGCAGCTATGTCAACGCTTGCGGGATCTATGTCTTCTCTTTCATCATCATTTATGATGGATATTTTTTTACCGCTGAAAAAATCACTGATAGATGAGGACAAGAAATTATCTTTATCACGGGTTGCAACAATTCTGTTTGGATGTCTGCTTATACTGTCCGCCCTGATCTTTATGGGATCATCAAAAGCGGTTGTGGAAATAGCATTAAGTATTGCTTCTTTCACGTATGGCGGACTGCTTGGCTTGTTTCTATTGGGCTTATTCAACAAAAAAATTAATCAGGATGCAGCACTCGTTGCATTTTTTACTGCACTTGGAGTAATGATTTTTATAATAACTGGAAAATACGTTGCCTGGACATGGTTCACATTCATCGGGGTAGTTATTACATTGTCTGTCGGATATGTTCTTTCTTTATTTCAATCAACTCAAAATCAAACTAATAAATAA